Proteins co-encoded in one Bacteroidales bacterium genomic window:
- the cas2 gene encoding CRISPR-associated endonuclease Cas2, whose protein sequence is MKTLNVEKFKKLIIQASKNKEQSNNKNFEELNQLIDRINQLQSLIKQNKQRNMLYFVMYDIENNRVRNLIAKYLERKGLIRIQKSIFIADTPHAIYHEIKQTLQEVQEAYENNDSILIVPISTDEIKAMKIIGKNIDIEIITGNKDILFF, encoded by the coding sequence ATGAAAACACTAAATGTAGAAAAATTTAAAAAATTAATTATTCAAGCTTCAAAAAATAAAGAACAATCTAATAATAAAAATTTTGAAGAACTTAACCAACTTATAGATAGAATAAATCAATTGCAATCGTTAATAAAACAAAACAAACAAAGAAATATGCTTTATTTTGTAATGTACGATATTGAAAACAACCGTGTACGTAACCTCATTGCTAAATATTTAGAACGAAAAGGCTTAATTCGAATACAAAAAAGCATTTTTATAGCCGATACTCCCCATGCCATATACCATGAAATAAAACAAACACTGCAAGAAGTTCAAGAAGCATACGAAAATAACGATAGTATTTTAATAGTACCTATTTCGACCGACGAAATTAAAGCCATGAAAATAATAGGAAAAAACATCGATATAGAAATAATTACAGGCAATAAAGATATTTTATTTTTTTAA